tgtttgctgtgtttgtttgctaACTCCTGTACCCACAGGAAGCCTTCTTCCTTGAGCCATCGGGTCTGTCAGTTCCTTCCAAAAATGTATTCAgagcaattttaaataaattagatgGAAGGAGTAGAGATATCTAAGCCATGAGTCCTGAAGAGCTTTGTTAAAGCAGGCAGGTAGGGAAAGCAGAACGATTCTGTTGATCTCCCCACCAGGAGAGCAGGCTGCAATGTTCATTTGACTACAGAAGATCCATACCAAGCCTCTGCTTGGAAAACAGGTTCTGCTTGTGGTTTTGCTGGTCATGGATCTACATGTTTCCATAATCTCCAGTAGAGATACAAAATCTCCAGTTCTAAGCgttatctgaaataaaagcactCCTGATATATCAGCTGTCCAGTTGTATTGTCCATTGTACTCCCAAATTTCCAAAGAATCTTTTTCAGGCTTTGGAGAAAATATAATGGGAAGCACATTAGATTAGGACAATgtattcttgtttcttttattacaaagagaaagaaaccatTCTCCTTTCCACGCTGAATATATGGACTGCAGTTGTTTACTTTTTGCCCATTGTAATGGTATGAACCAGTGAAGTACTAGAATATCAGTCTCATTTCACCAGTTTCATCAGCAGATGAAACATGAAAGACAGCCACCAGTGACAGCAGTATCTTGTACTTGACTGTAGTCCTGCGTAACTGAGTGCACTTCATTTTGGACATCTTTCCCATCTTTTTCCCCAGATGTAACCCATGTCTTTCCTGAGTTCCCAGCCCCTGATCTAGGCAACGTCCTCTTACAAGAAGGGGTCACCATGAATGATGTGAAGACTCTGCAGCTTCTTTACAGGCGCCACTGCGAGGTGattactttgaatatttttaattgatttattaaattatatgGGACATTATTCATGTGCTCTTCTCACATCCTGCTGTCAGAAAAAGCTCGAACATCACAAGGAATGTGTGATTTGTTAGGTATTGCAACTCAGATATTGCACTTATGTTGTTTCTTCATTCTGTGACCTGTTTTGTGTTACGTTGATTATTAAAACAATGCACTTccagttgtttttcttgtaaattaTTTAATCTAAATGGCAGCACATGAAATTTATGCTGACACTATGTGACAAGATGCTAACAGAACAGCTAATGAGATGTGTTCTTTGTTGTTAGGCAACTTTGGATGTTGTAATGAACCTTCAGTTTCATTACATTGAGAAACTGTGGCAATCCTTCTGGAGTCCTAAAACACCATCTAGTGATAGCTCTACTGCCCTGCCATCCAGGTACTTTGATTATTTCTGAATGATGCActttttgtgatattttatcttttaaaaatgcatgaagtGTTTTCAGCTTCACTAGACATTTTGAATGCGTTGTaggatttgaaaatattttcttccttgcagaaTCATTATAAAGAGTGTCAGAAGTTTAACATTGTGGTGTCCATACAAAGTGAAGACCTCAGAGGAAAGCATCTGCTGTGTTGATGTACATCTATGACATTCCTTATGCCTCCTGTAACAAATGCTGATCCAAAATAGAGGGAGAATTTAGATGAATGAGAATGGGATACTGCTTTTGTAAATGTTCAACAGGAACAGAAAGTTATAATTCTGTGCCATTAAATATCTGTGTAGCATGACATCTCAGACACTGAGGTTTTAGTGAAAACTAGGCTGGCTTGCTTGTTTGGGTGGCTGTCCAAATCTTTAAGTGTCTCATGTCTTGAGGAAGATAATGACAAACTGAGCTACTCTGATCCtggctttgtatttttgtctgGCTCACTGTTACtgccttcttcttcctttatgCTTTGGTAGTCTGCTGCCAAGAGATGGGAAGGGAAATAAGTGGAAGTAGAATTGAAAAGGTGAAGATTTCTTGTTAAAATGTGTAttgaaaaattatgttttccacTTACACTAATTATACAAAGATTTCAGATACTGATGTTttatattcagaagaaaaatggtaaaaGTTTGAATATTAAGGCAATACCCCATAATAATCTCTAGAATATGGCCCTGTTGCTCTCAATAGATGTTATCTGATGGGTATTTTGGTGCATCGGATGCTATCTGTTTGATGGTTTCAAAAACCTTTTTACTTAAGGGTATATCTGCAAGGCATATGGCaacacagcagagagctgtgctAGGTACGAGTAGATTCACGTGGATACTGGAGGCAGTGTTTCTTCAGAGCTCTGTCTAAACTAGCATGTCTTGGTAGGGCAGTGTGCTCTAGTAGCTCTGCATGCCAGTAATAATCAAGATAGGTAAAGAAAGCATTCTGTCCcccattttatatatatacaaacataaaaatgaagtattatCAAAGTGCCAAGCTGAGTATGATAAAATGCAGTACCTGGTTCCACTTAACAGAAAGTTCAGGTGCTTGGTGGCTGTGAGTGTTCTAGGAATATGCCTGTTTAGTTCATTTACTAAAGCTGCTCAGACAGAGGATATAAGTACCTCCTTATAGCATGTCAAAGGAtggctttaatttttttgatgTCATGCATGGGAAAAGTTCCCTGCAAGTTCCCAGTTCCCAGTGTTGTGTCTTAATAGCTCCAGCAGCTCTTGGTGCTCTGGCAGTGCATTAAGGATTCAGTTTCCTCTGCTTGTTGTTTAACCAAGTATCTTCTGCCTTAATCATGCATAAAAAGTTTCTGTACATCTATAAAGTGAAATTAATGCTGACTCGATTGACTTCATTCAGCTGGAGACAATTTGCTCAGTTCTCATCACAACCCCAACTATTTTTCCTTATGAAAGCATTCTGCATTTAGAGGTGCCAAACACCTTGAAGCTGTTCGTAGTGTCTATCAACAATGGCTAATCTGCTCAAACAGCACTGGCTGCAAACATTTGTCACCTTTGCCACAGAGCAGTTTagagcagagggaagaggaaaaaggtgTGAAGGGTTTGCAAATAGCTGCAGCTATTGCTAAGGAAGCTGTGCTGAAGGACAGTTGCCAGAAACACATCAACATGCGTGTGCTGTGAAAGGCAAGTGAGACTGAAGATGGAGGAAGCAAAGGGAGGCCAAGCACAAGGAGATACATATTTGAGGTAAAACTGCAGTCAGAGGTCTGAATGCATAGACAGAGAGGTCCTTGCAGAGTCAAAGATCAGTCCGACatcttcttttgaaagaaatgtgatttttttttcctgctgaaaactGACATTAGAAATCCAGGTGAAGTGTGAACACATGGAGAACCGCCTTCTGATGTTGCCTCCTTTTTTCATGCAGTGAAGAAGAACACGAAGGAACCCTCCCAAAAGATAAGCTGATCACTCTGTGTAAATATGAACATATCCTCAAGTGGATGAGAAGCTGCGATCACATCTTGTACCAGGCCCTGGTGGAAATTCTCATCCCAGATGTGCTCCGACCGGTGCCCAGTGAGTATCTGCAGTGAGACTGGGAGGACATGGGTAgtcctgcctcctgctcagctctggctCCTTGCTGGATTGTTCCTGAGTCACCGGATGTCTGGAGAACAGCAGTCCATGACTCATGCTAGCTGGCTACCACTTGCCACAAAGATTTCCATTGTAGAAGCTAATttagacttttttgttttgaatacaAGCTAATGTTTTTTGGCTAAAGCATTATACCTTCTGCAGCATTGCTCTGTATAGCCAGTATTTTGTGGCCCCTGGAAATTCCTAGGTTCATTTGGTTCATTGCATATCACATCTCCTGCTTTGGCTATGAGTCAAGGTAAAATCAAAGACTTAATGCACCACAAGCTGTTGTAAGCGTGGCTAATCCTTGTGAGATGTTTCCTTGGAGACAGTATTGTTGTTTACATAGGACCATGTTGTCCCCTACTGCACCTCCTGGAAACTTGGGGTCATCTTTCATTTGGGAGATTAGTGGTGGGGTATGGAGGGTTTTCCATCTGATTTGGCTGCTCACTGAGGAGTGTGCGTCAGCCTCCCCAAGACCACAGCTTGGCcacaggctgggctgggcagttCTGTAGAACCATGTccctctgagctgctgcagtcaGTCTGCATGCTGGGGCACATGCGTGTCTTTAAAGAGCATGTCTCAACATTTGGAAACTGCTCAGCTGAGCCACAAATAAGAAAAGGAACTGTATGACTGCATTTTGGGACCTGGCTGATTTCCAGGATGCTGGATTGAGATTGCAGCTACCAAATCAGTGGCTGTGCTTTCCACAGCAGTCCTGAGCTAGAAAAGCGGTTTATAAAAGACAATGTGGAACAGCCTTTGTAACTCTGCAGACTTCTTTGCAGGCACACTTACACAGGCGATCCGTAATTTTGCCAAGAGTTTGGAAGGGTGGCTGATGAATGCAATGAGTGAATTCCCCCCCAAGATTGTCCAGACAAAGGTAAGCAGAAGGAGCATGTTGCAGGTCAGGGAGATGAActgagtgtgtgtgcatgttgagCTTTCCCACAGTGATTGGAAATCACTACTGGGGTTTGGCTACGTGTACTCCAAACTAACACAGTGTAATGAATAATTCTGAACCAGGAGCGGGAGAGAGGTGGGGCAATTCTTTTGTAACAGAGGCCAATGATGCTCTGTCTATTGAGCCATCCCCATGCCCTGAAATTGCAGACAAggctttctggaagaaaatctttGCACTGGAATGATAATCTCCTACTAGAAAGTGCAGGACACCTCACAGACTGAATGGCATTGCAGAGATTGAATATAAGGCTCCTACTCCCTCTCTCATAACACCATGGATTCTGGTAGCCTGTCCCTAGCTTACCAATATGGGACGCAGAATGTGAAATCTTctagttttaaagaaaaagaaatgcagaggcTGTTTTTCAAGATGCAGTAGACACTGCAAAAGTGCTGTTGGGGAGTGCGTGTCTGCATGTTAGACAGCAGGGTGGGTGAGACTGTGCAGGTTATGCCAGCTGATGTGTGCTGCATGCTTGAGCTCAGCGTTGAGAAAAGTTTGTCCCTGAGAACCACAGCATCCTGGTCATGGTGTCctgtgtgctctgctctgctgcaggttgGGGTAGTTAGTGCCTTTGCACAGACGTTACGGAGATACACATCCCTGAACCACCTGGCTCAGGCTGCTCGTGCGGTGCTGCAGAACACTTCCCAGATAAACCAGATGCTCAGTGATCTCAATCGGGTTGACTTTGCCAATGTGCAGGTAACTTACAGTATCTTTTCCCAGGCCATGCTTCCAAGAACTGGGACTCTCTAATGAGGCCATTTGCTACTAAACAGCATCTTATTTCCAATATGAAAAAAGCAATTAGGTAAACAATTTAACATAAGGTTTTGCTGTTACTTGTCCAGGTAAGTCTGCCATCTCACTGCAGACAGTGCAGAAAGTACTAAGAAACTTCTGTAATAAGTGTTACTACCAACAATAATATAGttctaataataatattgtACTGTGGTCAGGTGTGGAGGTTTTAgttgggtgggcagccgagttccaccatggccattctctcactccccctcctcaaagggaaagggaattaAATACCACACAAAGGGTTCAAGcgttgagataaggatggggagatcacACAACAATTAtcgtgatgggcaaaacagactcagagtagggagatagtaagatttattgtctattactaacaagctagagaagtgagaaacaacggaaagaaaacaaaaacaccttgtCCCCCTCCGCCCTTTTTCACCTTCTCCCCTTGAGCAAcatgggggaatgggggggaATGGGAGCtgtggtcagtctacagcacttcgtctccactgctccttcttggtcactcttcCCCTGCactgtggggtccctcccacagaaTGCTGTCTTTCTcgaactgatcctgcaggggcttcccacaggctgcagctcttcaagaactggtctagatatgggtccataccacggggtccatccgtcaggagaaaactgctccaacctgggtcccccacgggcagcagctcaccccaaacccctgctcttgcgtgggctcctctccacaggctgcagttctgGCCTGGAATCTGTTCCTGCcaggggtcctccacaggctgcagcctctgtCTGTGCAGGGTCACCTGCTCCACtatggtctcctccatgggtTACAGCGTGGAACCCCGCttcactgtggtactccatgggctgcagggggacaacctgcttcaccgtggtcctcaccacaggatgcaagggacttctgctctggtacCTGGAAcacctctctccttccttcctcactgaccttggtgcctgcaaggctgttcatcactcctctctctctcccagctgctgttccccagcagttggtttttttttttccctccttttcttaaatatgctctcacagaggtgcaaacaacatcacttattggcctgactctggtcagcagcagggcccttatctaacatggggcagcttctggattcttctcacagcagccacccctatggccccctgctaccaaaatcttgccacgtaaacccactacatcaGGACAGGTTGGAGGAGATGCGTTTTAGAGCTGGTTTGGAGTCCTTGCCTACTAGAAATGAAGTTAAATTCCTGGGCTGGGAAGTACCAAAAACTGTAGAATAGAAGTCTTTGCATGAGTGACTGTCAGCCCTTCTTCCCGAGCAGGAGCAAGCCTCATGGGTATGCCAGTGCGAGGAAGGCATGGTACAGAAGCTGGAGCAGGATTTCAAGCtcactctgcagcagcagagctccctgGACCAGTGGGCTAGTTGGTTGGATAATGTCGTTACTCAAGTCCTGAAGCATCATGAGGGCAGTCCCAGCTTCCCAAAGGCAGCCAGGCAGTTCCTGTTGAAATGGTCTTTCTATAggtacattttctttctcattttgggGATATTTCTGTGGCACTAGGGCATATTTACATGCCTAGAACATGTAAATATGTTTCTTGAAAAGCCAAAGCCAAGTTCTTTACACCCATGAAACTCTGGTTGACTGTtgctctgccctggtgcagACAGGAGTGTTGTCACCTGTATCCTTTTGGGATGGGGATAGGATGCTCCATCAACTTATTTCTTAAAGTGCTTTTGATACTCTTTAGAAATAGAGCACCATGTCCCATAGTACCCTCAGGGTCAAAAACTTCACATCAGCCATGATGCAAGTGTAAAGCACatcccaaatattttgtttcccgTCCATTCTCCAGCTCCATGGTGATCCGTGACCTCACCTTGCGCAGTGCTGCCAGCTTTGGTTCCTTCCACCTGATTCGCCTGCTCTATGATGAATACATGTTTTATCTGGTAGAGCATCGTGTTGCCCAGGCAACAGGGGAGACGCCAATTGCCGTAATGGGAGAGGTGAGAATTGTTTATTCCCTAGTAACAAACCCAAACTAAGCAGTGCATAAAGGGGCATAACTGGTTCACAAACAGCACTGTGCCCTGAACATGTTTTATAACCATCTTTGCTGAAGGATTTACTGAGGTATTTTGAGTGCTTGGCAGAAGGATCCAGCTACCTGAGCATCTTTTCTCATGGATTGGTAAAACCTGAGCTGATGCTTTTTGGGGCAGATGAGCATCAGCTGGGATTCAGAGGcctggaggagggaggaaattGACCTACCCACTTCTCTCTGTAATCTTTGGGTACCAACCCTGATTTTAGGGGTCCTGCCATAGCTAAGTCGCATCAAACACAAAACCTaaccaaaagcaaaatgtcCAAAATTTGCCTTCCCTACAATTTTCATTGGCTCTGTGCATGTAACTTCTTCAGACCTCTCTGCAAACCCCAGAGCTACATGCACAGTCAGCCACTCTCTCAATTTTTGATGTGAAGAAGAGGAATAAATGATAGGTGTTTGGCttttcagttttttatttttatttctatttttttcgTTACAAGTCAGACAGTAAGCATGGTGTCTGGTTTGCAAACAGGTCCTGTCCTGCCTAGCTGCTTTCaacttttcattctgaaatgccCAGATTTAAAAGGTCAACCCGTGAAAGCAATAAAGAAACTACTGTTAGATTAAAACTGATCTCATTTGCTCCTTGaagctcatcctgttttcctctttccatggaaagaagaaatgaatgtGAATGTGAATTCCCACTATCCCTGCTGTTCCCACTATTCCCTGCAAAACCTCTGTCTTCATTGATattaaagaaacatgaaaacaagaGAGTAGCTTCCAGCAAGACCTAGCTGTGGGAGGCTTTCATCCCTTAGGTTTTGCTTCTCCTTCATTAAAcatttgcagtatttctgttcTCCAGGAGGAGGCTGATTCTTCCTAGCAAAAGACACTGAATTGCATTCTTCCATTTCCATGACTCACGAAATTCCTGCTGTCTTCAGTTCCTTCTGCTGCTCAACGCTGCATGACTTTCCAGCATTATTGTTACAGTACTTTAGTTTCAGACCTTACCACAGAGGGAGACAACACATCTCCAGAACCAAATATGTCACCAGCTCTCTGGTATCAGTTGGTACCGTGGCCTTGCAAGCCAAAGCACTTTCCTGGAATGAATGAAAGGACTTTGCATAGAGCTGTGTGGAGTTGGAGTGCTGGTAGAATCCAGGACGGGTGAAAACTGGCACATATGAGCAGCTGCCTGATGTGCAGAGAGCTGGAGAAGTGGCAACATCCTTGTGCAGTGCCCTGGCCAGGGGTTTGTGGCAGCACTTGATCATGACGTGGGAGACAGAACACTTTCTCCTTATGCCCTTTTCCAAGAACTTGACCCTGTCCTGGATTTTTGTGTTGTATATTTGCCCAGAGGTTTAAATGAGAGCGGCAGACTTATCCCCAAAATaagtggttgtttttgtttctgctttttgccaCTGGCACTGCTTGTGGTTTCTCCTGAGTGCTTAAATTGTTTGTTAGAATTGCTTGGAAACAGATGCCAGCAGGTGCCTTGGGTGTCCATAATCCTCACTTAACTTGTAACACCTTTCTCTTTCAGTTCAGTGACCTCACATCCATGTCCCCAACACTGCTGGACAAAGGTACCTCCTCTCCCTTGAGGGAAGTCCTGTGGGGCCGGGGTTGAGTCACTGTGGGAGGGGGAACCTTGTGCTTGCTCTTCCACCCCACTCCATTGGGAAAAAGGACCTCTTGTCCCTAGGGACCGCTCTGAATCTGAGCCCTGTCctttgcagatgacatcagtGATCTGGGCAGTGAGGTGGACACGGATTCCCGGAGCATGGGGGAACCACTTGTGAAGCGAGAACGCAGCGACACTGGCCACTCGCTACAGGAGATCTAACACGGGGACTTGGCTTTTCTCTGGCTGGACGAGGTTTGATCTGCAAGCCTGAGTCTCCCCGGGTCTGTGCTACTAGTGCCTCTTAGTTTCTCTATATGTTTACTGCTGTTTGAGGAAGGGCTGTGGGTGGTGAGCCGGGGTGGGCGGTGGGAGGGGGCTGTGCTTCATCCGTGTGCGAAGAGTGCGTGGGATGGACGCCTGCCTGccccctgctctctgccagcagcagcagtagcatGGCTGCTGAGTGGAGAGTGAAGGTAAAAGTCTGCTAAAGAGAGTGGAAAGCCTACATGGTTCATGATGAATTGGATGTGCCTGGTGAGGAGAGGCTGTGCCCAGCCAAACGGGGGGATGATGGAGGGGCACATGAGGCTTTCTCTTTCAGGGAAGGTGGTTTGGGTTCCTTCCCCACTTCTCAGACTTCACTGTGATACAAAATTGAACCAATCAGTGCCCAAGACGAAGGAAAAATGCCTAACCCTTCTCCTACAGACTTTCAAGACATGCTGTCCTGGCTCTGACTTTGCCAAATCGTTTGTGCTGGGCACACACATACTGTGCATCTCATGAACCCACCCGTGGGACTCCAGGCTGTGCCGTGACCTGGTCCCTGCTGAGCAGTGCACGACATGCTCTGGACTATGGGACTATGGGACGAGCACTCCCCACTGCACCTGTGTCTTGCCAGCTGTGTGTTCCATCTGTGAATGATCCTGGGACACTGTCAGGCCAACTCAAGATACCAAAGAACTCTGAGGACGCAGCAGCTGGCCACAAAGCTGGTTCTGATGCCCATGACCATGAGATGGGGGTATCCCCATCCTCACCAGGGTACCCATGCAGAAGGGATGATCCCACACCCTGAGCTCCCAGCAGGTTCTGTACAATTCTTGCTTGAAGTCTTGCAAAAATAGTGGGCCTGTGTCCAGGGAGTGGGCGAGGGGTGTGCGACCGCAGTGCCTTAGGGCAGGCAGTGTGCCTGCTTCCTGCAGTGCTcagccctggccctgcagcagcaagggGCTCTCTGTGGGCCCTGGCCAGCATCATGCTCAGCACCACGCTCAGCACCACAGTGGCGTTTCCCTTGCTGCTTCGCTTCTCCTGCTCCCACGCTGTTGCTGCActggctcctgcagggctgaggcagGGCTCTGATTCCATGAGGTCCATGTGGTCGCTAatggtggggctggtgggggggcTGTCATCAAGccaaactgcaaaaacaaagccCCAGGGCAAACCTGTCTGAATAAAGGCTGTGTCATAAATAgcttttattataattatttgtaATGATGTTTTATACAGCATTTGATGTAAGCTTTTCCAGGGGCCTCGTGTACATTTGCATATCAGAGTATATTCTATCCAAATATAATATTTACTCATTCAAAGTGGTACTAAGGTACTTgtgacactttaaaaaaaatgctattggaaagtaaaaagaaagtgtgTACAGTGGCACATCTTTCCCTCTTACTGTCCTGTGCTGTTGTCTGTCAGGGTGATGTCTGTCTGTAAATGTCTCATATCAAAGTAGCAGGAGACAAATGAGAAAGCTggat
This genomic interval from Aythya fuligula isolate bAytFul2 chromosome 26, bAytFul2.pri, whole genome shotgun sequence contains the following:
- the RFX2 gene encoding DNA-binding protein RFX2, translated to MIKKVQSVQHVYPSQVQYVEGGEAVYTNGTIRAAYSYNTEAQIYAPSSAASYFEPQGGGAQVTTAASSPTAIPSHNMVGITMDIGGSPILSSSGAYLIHGGMENTRHSLSHTSRSSPATLEMAIENLQKNEGITSHKSSLLNSHLQWLLDNYETAEGVSLPRSSLYNHYLRHCQEHKLDPVNAASFGKLIRSVFMGLRTRRLGTRGNSKYHYYGIRLKPESPLNRLQEDTQYMAMRQQPIHQKQRYRPVQKMDGMAETGSNSNLHTTPEQSVAAQSQHHQQFIDVTHVFPEFPAPDLGNVLLQEGVTMNDVKTLQLLYRRHCEATLDVVMNLQFHYIEKLWQSFWSPKTPSSDSSTALPSSEEEHEGTLPKDKLITLCKYEHILKWMRSCDHILYQALVEILIPDVLRPVPSTLTQAIRNFAKSLEGWLMNAMSEFPPKIVQTKVGVVSAFAQTLRRYTSLNHLAQAARAVLQNTSQINQMLSDLNRVDFANVQEQASWVCQCEEGMVQKLEQDFKLTLQQQSSLDQWASWLDNVVTQVLKHHEGSPSFPKAARQFLLKWSFYSSMVIRDLTLRSAASFGSFHLIRLLYDEYMFYLVEHRVAQATGETPIAVMGEFSDLTSMSPTLLDKDDISDLGSEVDTDSRSMGEPLVKRERSDTGHSLQEI